TCAACGTCGGTGGCAGCAAGGTCTCCGCCGGCGTGGTCCGCAATGTGCTGGCCGGGCATCCGGCGGTTGCCTGGGCCCGGGTGACCGGCCGCCGTGCCCCGGTGCTCGGCCGGATGGTGGTCGCTGAGGTGGTCCTCGCTCCCGCCGACCCGTCCGATCCGGCCGACCACCCGGACACCGACGAGGCCGCGCTGGTCCGCTGGTGCGCCGACCGGCTTCCCGAGCACGCGGTGCCACGACGGATCCGCGTGCTGACCGAGATTCCCGTCAAGGAGACCCTGAAGAGCGATGTCTGACCCCGCCGACACCCAGCTCGTCCCACCCAGCTCCGTGGTTCTCGTCTCCGGCGGCTCCCGAGGGCTTGGCCTGGCCGTCGTGACCGACCTGCTCGACGCGGGCGTCAAGGTGGCCGCGTTCGCTCGCACCATCACCCCGGAGTTGGAGAAGCTCGCCGCCGAGCACCCCGACCGGGTGCACGTCGGCGCGGTGGACGTCACCGACCTGCGCGCCGTGCAGAGCTTCGTCCGGGAGGTGGAGCAGCGCCTCGGCCCGATCGACGGCATCGTCAACAACGCCGCGATGGGTCAGGACTCGCTGCACGCGCACACCTCCACCGAGGACATCGCCCGGATCATCGAGACCAACCTGACCGCCCCGCTGCAGCTGACCCGGCTGGTGATCCGCCGGATGCTCGCCAAGGGGCTGCGCGGGCGGATCGTCAACATCACCTCGATCTGCGGGCAGCGCGGTTTCCCGGGCCTGGTCGCATACTCGGCCACCAAGGGCGGCA
The window above is part of the Micromonospora sp. LH3U1 genome. Proteins encoded here:
- a CDS encoding SDR family NAD(P)-dependent oxidoreductase → MSDPADTQLVPPSSVVLVSGGSRGLGLAVVTDLLDAGVKVAAFARTITPELEKLAAEHPDRVHVGAVDVTDLRAVQSFVREVEQRLGPIDGIVNNAAMGQDSLHAHTSTEDIARIIETNLTAPLQLTRLVIRRMLAKGLRGRIVNITSICGQRGFPGLVAYSATKGGMDAATRSLARELGGRMLVNSVAPGFFASEMSAVLGPTQLDQIVRRTPTGHLTEPVEVTPVVRMLLREHTNINGQVIVVDGAAAI